Proteins from a genomic interval of Paenibacillus lentus:
- a CDS encoding (2,3-dihydroxybenzoyl)adenylate synthase yields the protein MLAGCSAWPEEFAKLYRREGCWRGETFGSMLRERAKVYGDRIAIVSGERRISYAELDARTDRLAEGMKRIGIRPKDRVVVQLPNVAAFFEVIFALFRIGALPVFALPLHRRHEISYISEFSEAKAYIITDREAGFDYRELAREVIREVPTLDHVLVVGEPEEFVALEKLYMEPETGHEADSCKENEKAERADDPSQLTKSKLRSREEFEEVGSSMAEPRPEDVAFLQLSGGTTGLPKLIPRTHDDYIYSLRLSAEICGLDENSVYLAVLPAAHNYPLSSPGVLGTLYAGGRVVLARGASPEEAFPLMIRERVTITALVPPLALVWLDAAARIKPSFPHLQVLQVGGAKFSAEAASRVKSLLGCQLQQVFGMAEGLVNYTRLDDPDETIINTQGRPMSTWDEIRVVDDEDVEVKPGEVGHLLTRGPYTIRGYYKAEEHNARAFTSDGFYRTGDLVRIDAAGYIVVEGRDKDQINRGGEKIAAEEVENHLLAHPGVHDAAVVAMLDEYLGERTCAFIIPKPTVDSLPSSAQIRAFLTDRGLAAYKIPDRIEFLDSFPKTKVGKVSKKALRELLAEKQRC from the coding sequence ATGTTGGCTGGATGCTCTGCTTGGCCGGAAGAGTTTGCGAAGCTGTACCGCCGGGAGGGCTGCTGGCGCGGCGAGACCTTTGGGTCAATGCTTCGGGAGCGTGCAAAGGTGTACGGCGATCGGATTGCGATTGTTAGTGGTGAACGGCGGATCAGTTATGCCGAGCTGGACGCACGGACAGATCGTCTGGCAGAAGGAATGAAGAGAATTGGAATTCGCCCTAAGGATCGGGTGGTTGTTCAACTGCCCAATGTTGCAGCATTTTTTGAAGTGATATTCGCGTTATTCCGGATCGGTGCATTACCCGTATTCGCCTTACCCCTGCATCGAAGGCATGAGATTTCCTATATATCCGAGTTTTCCGAAGCGAAAGCTTACATTATAACGGATCGCGAAGCGGGTTTCGACTATCGTGAGCTGGCCAGAGAAGTCATTCGAGAGGTTCCTACGCTGGACCATGTTCTGGTGGTCGGTGAACCGGAGGAATTCGTTGCTCTGGAGAAGCTGTATATGGAGCCTGAAACGGGCCATGAAGCTGACTCATGCAAAGAAAATGAGAAGGCTGAACGCGCAGACGACCCTAGTCAGCTTACGAAGTCTAAGCTTAGAAGCCGGGAGGAATTCGAGGAAGTGGGCAGCAGCATGGCTGAGCCAAGGCCGGAGGATGTCGCTTTTTTGCAGTTGTCGGGAGGAACAACCGGCTTGCCGAAGCTAATACCGCGTACGCATGATGATTATATTTACTCCCTGCGCCTCAGTGCGGAAATTTGCGGACTTGACGAAAACAGCGTCTATCTGGCCGTACTCCCTGCGGCACATAATTATCCCCTTAGCTCGCCGGGCGTGCTTGGGACATTATACGCTGGAGGCCGCGTTGTGCTTGCACGGGGAGCCAGTCCGGAAGAGGCGTTTCCCTTAATGATTCGAGAACGGGTTACTATTACCGCGCTGGTACCACCACTAGCTTTAGTCTGGCTCGACGCGGCAGCACGTATCAAGCCTAGTTTTCCTCATCTTCAGGTTCTACAGGTCGGCGGCGCGAAATTCAGCGCGGAAGCGGCGTCGCGCGTGAAGTCGTTATTAGGCTGCCAGTTGCAGCAGGTATTCGGGATGGCTGAGGGACTGGTCAATTATACGAGGCTGGATGACCCGGACGAGACCATTATAAATACTCAGGGGCGGCCGATGTCGACTTGGGATGAAATTCGCGTCGTTGATGACGAGGATGTCGAGGTGAAACCGGGCGAGGTCGGCCATTTGCTTACCCGGGGCCCGTATACGATTCGCGGCTATTACAAAGCGGAGGAGCATAATGCCAGAGCCTTTACGAGCGATGGCTTTTACCGCACCGGGGATCTTGTACGTATCGATGCAGCCGGCTATATCGTTGTTGAGGGACGTGACAAGGATCAGATTAACCGTGGGGGAGAGAAAATCGCTGCCGAGGAGGTAGAGAATCATCTGCTCGCTCATCCGGGAGTCCATGATGCGGCTGTCGTAGCCATGCTGGACGAGTATTTGGGTGAACGAACCTGCGCGTTTATCATTCCAAAGCCAACAGTTGACTCGCTGCCATCGAGTGCGCAAATTAGGGCTTTTTTGACGGATCGGGGTCTTGCGGCTTATAAAATCCCTGATCGCATCGAATTTTTGGATTCATTTCCTAAAACAAAGGTAGGCAAGGTAAGTAAAAAAGCGCTGCGTGAGCTTCTTGCCGAGAAGCAGCGTTGTTGA
- a CDS encoding GNAT family N-acetyltransferase, protein MKLSIDLLENIKEAPYDLLFLADPSEENVNEYLRRGQCYVAANGLEAVGVFVLLRTRPGTIEIVNIAVREHFQGKGIGRNLVLSAIEKAKEQQAATVEIGTGNSSLSQLGLYQKCGFRITGVDRDYFIKHYDQAIFENGIQCRDMIRLSLDILKQ, encoded by the coding sequence ATGAAGCTTTCGATTGATTTACTTGAAAATATCAAGGAGGCCCCGTACGACTTGTTATTTTTAGCTGATCCTTCCGAGGAGAACGTAAATGAGTATTTGCGCAGGGGCCAATGCTATGTTGCTGCGAATGGGCTCGAAGCCGTCGGGGTATTTGTACTACTCAGAACACGTCCAGGGACGATCGAGATCGTGAATATTGCCGTCCGAGAGCATTTTCAGGGCAAGGGGATCGGCAGAAATTTAGTGTTAAGCGCAATCGAAAAAGCTAAGGAGCAGCAGGCAGCCACCGTAGAAATAGGTACCGGAAACTCGAGTTTGAGCCAGTTGGGGCTATATCAGAAATGCGGATTTAGAATTACCGGGGTGGATCGCGATTATTTTATCAAACATTATGATCAAGCGATATTTGAGAACGGAATTCAATGCAGGGACATGATCAGGTTAAGTCTTGATATCTTAAAGCAATGA
- the dhbC gene encoding isochorismate synthase DhbC: protein MVNHGAVYEKTAAQLLEEYESGLCFFLSSPKRTLLAKGEWARLWADSQDGTPGALSNRVKELLAAATRSHSEQIVVGAIPFDLAKPAELIVPLSTEWAASLSFSEEERSEGSGQFASELDYEMNMHPDPEFYKAIVNTMLERLKQDMLQKVVLSRTLELNSAEPVDTRRLLRNLARHNEHGYTFAVNLGGEKGASSLKEGAEPAAAEVRTLLGASPELLITKTGLQIRANPLAGSAPRSNDPVEDERRAAALLASAKDQFEHRLVVEAVEAALRPYCKSLDVPAKPSLVQTQTMWHLSTDIYGELADSATNVLDLALSLHPTPAICGTPTELAREAIREIEPFERGFFTGMVGWCDSQGDGEWIVTIRCAEVEGRKLRLYAGAGIVADSSAEAELAETAAKFRTLLLAMGLNDRQLAVRKKEGI from the coding sequence ATGGTAAACCATGGAGCTGTATATGAAAAAACGGCGGCACAACTTCTCGAGGAATACGAATCGGGATTGTGTTTCTTTTTATCCTCACCAAAACGTACGTTACTTGCAAAGGGGGAGTGGGCTAGATTGTGGGCTGATTCGCAAGACGGAACTCCAGGAGCTCTGTCAAATCGAGTCAAAGAACTGCTGGCCGCTGCCACCCGTTCCCACAGTGAACAGATTGTCGTTGGTGCAATTCCGTTCGACCTTGCCAAGCCTGCTGAGCTGATAGTACCTTTGTCCACGGAATGGGCCGCTTCTTTGAGTTTTAGCGAAGAGGAACGAAGTGAGGGAAGTGGACAGTTTGCATCTGAGCTGGACTACGAAATGAACATGCATCCCGATCCTGAGTTTTATAAAGCGATTGTGAACACGATGTTGGAACGACTCAAGCAGGATATGCTGCAAAAAGTCGTACTGTCTCGAACGCTGGAGCTGAACTCAGCTGAACCCGTGGATACTCGCCGTCTGCTGCGAAATTTAGCCCGCCATAATGAGCACGGCTATACGTTCGCGGTTAATTTGGGCGGAGAGAAAGGCGCTTCGTCCTTGAAGGAGGGAGCCGAGCCGGCAGCAGCGGAAGTTCGGACTTTGCTTGGAGCCAGTCCAGAGCTGCTTATCACTAAAACCGGGCTGCAAATTCGGGCGAACCCGCTGGCAGGTTCTGCACCGCGCAGCAATGATCCCGTTGAAGATGAACGCAGGGCCGCTGCATTGCTCGCTTCGGCCAAGGATCAGTTCGAGCATAGGCTGGTCGTGGAGGCCGTTGAGGCTGCGCTTCGACCGTATTGCAAGAGCTTAGATGTACCCGCAAAACCGTCACTTGTGCAAACTCAAACAATGTGGCATCTGTCTACGGATATTTACGGTGAGCTTGCCGATTCCGCGACTAATGTGCTTGACCTTGCGCTCTCTCTGCATCCTACGCCGGCGATTTGTGGAACTCCTACGGAGCTGGCGCGTGAAGCTATTCGTGAAATAGAGCCTTTTGAACGGGGCTTCTTCACGGGTATGGTAGGTTGGTGCGATAGCCAAGGGGATGGTGAATGGATCGTCACGATACGTTGTGCAGAGGTGGAGGGAAGAAAACTTCGCCTCTATGCGGGCGCAGGAATTGTGGCGGATTCTAGTGCCGAGGCCGAGCTTGCTGAGACGGCCGCAAAGTTTCGTACCTTGCTACTGGCTATGGGGCTAAATGACCGACAGCTGGCTGTTAGAAAGAAGGAGGGAATTTGA
- a CDS encoding 2,3-dihydro-2,3-dihydroxybenzoate dehydrogenase, producing MEYTGIQGKVALVTGAAQGIGEAVARALASAGAIVAALDLNGEALEGLAAELRAQGCQVSVFVTDVADSHAVEAAVDQVERELGPIEILVNVAGLLRIGSVEALSDEDWAAAFAVNANGVFYVSRSVVKRMAVRKSGSIVTVGSNAARIPRMQMAAYNASKAAAVMFTKCLGLEQATNHIRCNIVSPGSTDTVMQRMLWNDSNGGQSVVAGSPEAFRLGIPLGRIAAPSDIADAVMFLASDRARQITMLDLCIDGGATLGV from the coding sequence GTGGAGTATACGGGGATCCAAGGAAAGGTTGCTTTGGTGACAGGAGCAGCCCAGGGGATTGGCGAAGCTGTCGCAAGAGCTTTGGCGAGTGCAGGAGCCATCGTCGCTGCCTTAGATTTGAATGGAGAAGCACTTGAGGGTCTTGCGGCAGAACTTCGTGCCCAAGGCTGCCAAGTTTCTGTATTCGTCACCGATGTTGCTGATAGCCATGCTGTTGAGGCGGCTGTCGATCAAGTTGAGCGGGAGCTCGGCCCGATCGAAATTCTCGTTAACGTAGCCGGTCTATTGCGAATTGGAAGCGTTGAGGCCCTTAGTGATGAGGATTGGGCTGCCGCTTTTGCCGTTAATGCAAACGGAGTATTCTATGTATCCCGTTCTGTTGTTAAACGAATGGCTGTGCGTAAATCCGGTTCAATCGTGACTGTGGGTTCCAACGCAGCGCGGATACCGCGCATGCAAATGGCGGCTTATAACGCTTCCAAGGCTGCGGCAGTCATGTTCACCAAATGCCTAGGACTGGAGCAGGCTACCAACCACATCCGTTGCAATATTGTGTCGCCAGGATCAACGGATACGGTGATGCAGCGAATGCTGTGGAACGATTCAAATGGGGGCCAGTCGGTTGTTGCTGGATCACCCGAAGCATTCCGCTTGGGCATACCGCTTGGTAGGATTGCAGCCCCTTCGGATATCGCCGATGCGGTCATGTTTCTCGCTTCCGATCGAGCGCGGCAAATCACAATGTTGGATTTATGCATTGATGGAGGGGCGACATTGGGAGTCTAA
- a CDS encoding AraC family transcriptional regulator has product MLSDHSYTSHPFSAGDERNVKKELSEIKQYMEEHFHEPLSIAQLAEMANISPKYFGDLFKKNFGKSAMKYLSELRINQAKRYLLSSGEQLRLREIALMVGYSDEFYFSRKFKKEVGLSPTDYIKQAKQRVAACSPEIAGLLLALDIIPVAAPLDPKWTAYYYNDYRMEITDHLQLMDPYSPRSFEANLEKLSALRPDTIIGSEQLGRIEQNKLTSIATTFFVPTEHYGWRDQLRLLARFLELEERAERWIEDYEQKVQAARREVNKALGNDKIMVLRIYGGHIHTYWNRGIGDVLYEDLNLKPAWPLCSSVNTELTLEQLAAINPDRLLVVVCAETVSRTYWLSLQHSKEWKQLQAVKNGQVHPIPSDPWFEYSAVAISRMLDEALLMLTGKCPKALQDTVHGATKGI; this is encoded by the coding sequence TTGCTTTCAGATCATTCATATACATCACATCCATTCTCCGCCGGGGATGAGCGGAATGTTAAAAAAGAGTTGTCGGAGATAAAGCAATACATGGAGGAGCACTTTCATGAACCGCTTTCTATTGCACAATTAGCTGAAATGGCCAATATCAGCCCCAAGTATTTTGGCGATCTGTTTAAGAAGAATTTCGGGAAAAGCGCCATGAAATATTTATCTGAGCTTCGCATCAATCAGGCTAAGCGCTATCTGCTTTCATCGGGGGAGCAGCTGCGGCTGCGTGAAATTGCCTTAATGGTAGGCTATAGCGATGAATTTTATTTTAGCCGCAAATTTAAAAAAGAGGTTGGCCTGTCTCCTACCGACTATATCAAGCAAGCCAAGCAGCGGGTAGCTGCATGTTCTCCGGAAATTGCAGGTTTACTGCTTGCTCTGGATATTATTCCGGTAGCTGCTCCGCTCGATCCAAAGTGGACGGCTTATTATTACAACGACTATCGAATGGAAATCACAGATCATCTGCAACTGATGGATCCGTATAGTCCTCGTTCTTTCGAGGCAAATTTGGAGAAGCTGTCTGCGCTTCGTCCAGATACAATAATTGGATCGGAGCAGTTGGGGAGGATCGAGCAAAACAAACTGACTAGTATAGCGACGACTTTCTTCGTCCCGACGGAGCACTACGGATGGCGGGATCAGCTTCGCCTGCTTGCCCGTTTTTTGGAACTGGAAGAGAGAGCGGAACGGTGGATCGAAGACTATGAACAAAAAGTCCAGGCAGCGAGAAGAGAGGTCAATAAGGCGCTCGGCAACGACAAAATTATGGTGTTGCGGATTTACGGAGGTCATATTCATACTTACTGGAATCGTGGAATTGGAGATGTTCTATACGAAGATTTAAATTTAAAGCCAGCCTGGCCGCTTTGCTCATCAGTCAACACGGAGCTTACGCTCGAACAATTGGCGGCAATCAATCCAGATCGGCTGCTGGTGGTCGTATGTGCAGAAACGGTATCCCGCACGTACTGGCTATCTCTGCAGCACTCTAAGGAGTGGAAGCAATTGCAAGCGGTAAAGAATGGCCAAGTACACCCGATTCCATCCGACCCCTGGTTTGAATATTCGGCAGTGGCTATAAGCCGGATGCTGGATGAAGCACTACTCATGTTAACAGGAAAATGTCCAAAGGCTTTGCAGGATACTGTCCATGGTGCTACCAAGGGAATATGA
- a CDS encoding alpha/beta hydrolase — translation MADGKQMVIPRAAEWFMHSRVESRKFRIMVSTPSEPPPPSGYPVFYVLDANSVFGTMAETARLQGSCPHNTGVFPAVIVGIGYDTLDLFPAERYYDYTPETSPDYRFRPDGTPLPKQGGAAAFLQFIEKELKPEIERQYNIDPGKQTLFGHSLGGLFTLFTLFTSPGSFTCYIAGSPSFHWNKAMISEAEEMFVNRLQQEALDVKVLLGVGELEQNHISQNSKNARRLAERLSMFTSSGITSSFKEFEGEGHVTVLPALISRALQFAFQP, via the coding sequence ATGGCTGACGGAAAGCAAATGGTCATTCCCCGTGCAGCAGAATGGTTTATGCATTCTCGCGTGGAAAGCCGCAAGTTTCGAATTATGGTAAGTACGCCCTCCGAGCCGCCTCCGCCTTCAGGTTATCCGGTATTTTATGTGCTGGATGCGAATTCCGTATTCGGCACAATGGCCGAAACTGCGCGTCTGCAAGGGAGCTGCCCCCATAACACGGGGGTATTTCCCGCGGTAATTGTGGGCATTGGCTACGATACATTGGACCTGTTCCCAGCGGAGCGTTATTACGATTATACACCGGAGACAAGTCCGGACTATCGGTTCAGGCCCGACGGAACTCCCCTGCCGAAGCAGGGGGGGGCGGCAGCTTTTTTGCAATTTATCGAGAAAGAACTGAAACCAGAAATTGAAAGGCAATACAACATCGATCCAGGCAAGCAGACGCTGTTTGGCCATTCGCTAGGAGGACTATTTACCTTGTTTACGCTGTTTACGAGCCCTGGGTCCTTCACCTGCTATATTGCTGGCAGCCCTTCGTTCCACTGGAACAAAGCGATGATCAGTGAGGCTGAGGAGATGTTTGTTAACCGCCTGCAGCAGGAAGCATTAGATGTGAAAGTCTTGCTTGGTGTAGGGGAGTTGGAGCAAAATCATATTTCCCAAAATAGTAAAAATGCGCGAAGGCTGGCTGAGCGTCTATCGATGTTCACGAGCTCTGGAATTACATCCAGCTTTAAGGAGTTTGAAGGCGAGGGGCATGTGACAGTGCTGCCAGCCTTGATCAGTCGGGCCTTGCAGTTTGCTTTTCAACCGTGA
- a CDS encoding ABC transporter substrate-binding protein — MLGVTYKIGEKFKPHYLLLCVALAGSVLTACGTDSAKSSSESPAANQGATEATVSGENTRDAAKREQTFKDELGHEIQIPAQPQRVFAPYLEDSLLKLGVKPVAQWSNGNLGHDYLQGELQDVPKLDFSGGAPSSEVLLSYEPDLIILHTANYAGNGVYENYSKIAPTYVFSNAAGDVEKSLETLGELLGKSEEAKQAIESYHQKVDEAKAVIEKNAPGKKVAIVRFAAKGVSLMGGNYFCGYVLNQQLGIEMTKLTENENSLNLSLEILPEMDADYIFVINAYGQGTERMKEMTESSIWKSIPAVQQGNVYEVSDEYWLGSGLIAYEKIIDDTVKLMTE; from the coding sequence ATGTTGGGAGTTACTTATAAAATAGGAGAAAAATTTAAACCGCATTATTTATTGCTGTGCGTTGCGCTTGCGGGAAGTGTGCTTACTGCGTGCGGTACGGATTCCGCAAAGAGTTCATCCGAGTCGCCGGCAGCGAATCAGGGTGCGACGGAGGCTACCGTATCCGGGGAGAATACTCGGGATGCGGCAAAGAGAGAGCAGACGTTCAAGGATGAACTTGGCCATGAGATTCAAATTCCGGCTCAGCCCCAGCGCGTATTCGCACCATATTTGGAAGATTCGCTGCTTAAGCTGGGAGTTAAGCCAGTAGCGCAGTGGTCGAATGGAAATCTTGGTCATGATTATTTGCAAGGGGAATTGCAGGATGTACCGAAGCTTGACTTCTCAGGCGGGGCACCGTCTTCAGAGGTACTGCTATCTTACGAGCCTGACCTCATTATTCTGCATACGGCCAATTATGCTGGCAACGGTGTATACGAGAACTATTCTAAAATTGCACCGACCTATGTGTTCAGTAACGCTGCGGGTGATGTTGAAAAATCGCTCGAGACGTTGGGGGAACTGCTAGGGAAGAGTGAGGAGGCCAAACAAGCAATAGAGTCCTACCATCAGAAGGTTGACGAGGCCAAAGCGGTGATCGAGAAGAACGCACCGGGTAAAAAAGTAGCGATTGTTCGTTTTGCTGCCAAGGGTGTGAGCTTGATGGGTGGCAATTACTTTTGTGGTTATGTCTTGAATCAGCAGCTAGGCATTGAAATGACTAAGCTGACGGAAAACGAGAATAGCTTGAACTTATCCCTAGAAATATTGCCGGAGATGGACGCAGATTATATTTTTGTCATCAATGCTTATGGACAAGGTACAGAACGCATGAAAGAAATGACGGAAAGCAGCATTTGGAAGAGCATCCCTGCCGTGCAGCAAGGGAATGTATACGAAGTAAGCGATGAATACTGGCTCGGAAGCGGCCTGATCGCTTATGAAAAAATCATCGACGATACAGTCAAGCTAATGACTGAATAA
- a CDS encoding RICIN domain-containing protein encodes MLKHSKSLYLFLLLALLISFVPAGSTSAATSWNLIWSDEFDGSSLNTTNWTAEIGTGSGGWGNNELQYYTDRPQNLQVTGGNLVITALKESYGGMNYTSARIKTQGLRNFTYGKVEARIKLPSGQGLWPAFWMLGSNITTVGWPACGEIDIMERVNNNPFVNGTVHWDANGHAEFGRTSGSLDFSQYHTYSIEWDPNYIRWFVDGVQYNEFYIANGTGNTEEFQKPFFLLLNLAVGGNWPGSPNASTPFPAQMLVDYVRVYQADSAPNIVSGGVYTLTSKASGKVLDVVDVSTADGAKMQQWTNYSASNQRFKVESTGDGYYKLTAMHSSKVLDVPSSSPTSGVQLQQWTDNGTNAQRWMLADAGGGYYKLVSKASGLVMDVASSSTADGAAVQQWTDNGTDAQKWLFTKVN; translated from the coding sequence ATGTTAAAACACAGTAAATCATTATATCTTTTTCTGCTGTTAGCTCTTCTGATTTCTTTCGTGCCCGCTGGAAGTACTAGCGCTGCAACCTCTTGGAATCTAATATGGAGCGACGAGTTTGACGGCAGCTCCCTGAATACCACCAACTGGACTGCTGAAATCGGCACAGGGAGCGGTGGCTGGGGGAACAATGAACTGCAGTACTACACGGACCGCCCACAGAATCTTCAAGTAACGGGGGGCAATCTCGTCATTACTGCTCTGAAAGAGTCCTACGGCGGCATGAATTACACTTCTGCCCGGATCAAGACCCAAGGACTAAGGAACTTTACCTACGGAAAGGTCGAAGCCAGAATCAAGCTCCCTTCCGGGCAAGGGTTGTGGCCTGCCTTCTGGATGCTGGGCTCCAACATTACGACGGTCGGCTGGCCGGCATGCGGTGAAATCGATATTATGGAGCGGGTCAACAACAACCCTTTCGTGAATGGTACCGTGCATTGGGACGCCAATGGCCACGCCGAGTTTGGCCGAACTTCGGGAAGTCTCGATTTCTCCCAATACCATACGTATAGCATTGAATGGGATCCGAACTACATCCGCTGGTTTGTAGACGGGGTTCAGTATAATGAATTTTATATCGCCAACGGGACCGGAAACACAGAGGAATTTCAAAAGCCGTTCTTTCTGCTGCTAAATCTTGCTGTTGGTGGCAACTGGCCAGGGAGTCCTAATGCATCGACGCCATTCCCGGCGCAGATGCTGGTTGATTATGTACGGGTATACCAGGCTGATAGCGCGCCGAACATCGTTAGCGGTGGCGTTTATACGCTCACCTCCAAAGCAAGCGGCAAGGTACTGGACGTAGTAGATGTCTCCACTGCCGATGGTGCTAAAATGCAGCAATGGACCAACTATAGCGCCAGCAATCAGCGCTTCAAAGTGGAGAGCACGGGAGACGGATATTATAAGCTGACAGCCATGCACAGCAGTAAAGTACTAGACGTCCCAAGCTCAAGTCCAACGAGTGGCGTACAACTGCAGCAGTGGACAGACAACGGAACCAATGCCCAAAGGTGGATGCTTGCCGATGCGGGCGGCGGATATTATAAGCTAGTATCCAAAGCCAGCGGGCTGGTCATGGACGTTGCCAGTTCGTCGACGGCCGATGGCGCAGCGGTTCAGCAGTGGACGGATAACGGCACGGACGCTCAGAAATGGCTGTTTACGAAGGTGAATTAA